The nucleotide sequence GTAGATCGACAATTTCCATCCCAATAATTCACAACCAAGCAAATAcataaaccaaaacaaaaaaagaagtcgAACTTTTCacaaaacgaaaaaaaaaactaataatcacaacatcaacaGCTTTGCGATTCCCAATCCTCTCTACGTCAGTTCTCGATATTAAACATCCTTAGAAGCTCAAATGCCTTGCAACATAGATCTACAATTTCCATCTCCcataattgattaccaaaataaatcacactttaaaaaaaaaaaaaaagggggggggggccTCATAATCATAACATGACAACAGCTTTTTGATTCCCAATCCCAACTACTCAAGTTTCTAAATATTTAGGAATGCAAATGTATAAAGAAACTCAGATCTACAATGCCCATCTCCTAACAAATAAatacacaacaacaaaaaaaaaaaaaaaaactaatcttttacaacaataacaacatacccctACCTTGGAGTGGAGTCTGGAAAAAATAGATTGTACGCAGGACCTTGCCCCTACCTTGATAAGGTAAGGAGGTTGCTTCCCatagaccccccccccccaaaaaaaagaaaaaaaaaaattaataatcacaacatcataatagTTTCTTGATTCCCAATCCCCTCTACTTCAGTCCTCAATATTAAACATCCTTAGGACTACAAAAGAACTGAAATTAGAGCTACAATaccaaatacatatacaaaccaaaaaaagaaactaactatgaccaaaatatatattaaaaaattataatcacAGCATCACAAGAGCTTTTCGACATCCAATCCCCGTTACTATATTTCTCAATATTAAACATCCTTAATAATGCAAATGCCTTCAAATTTAGATCTACAATTCCAAAGAGGGAAAAAGACTAATAACCACACCAATTTTTCTGTTCCCAGTTCCGTCTTATCGAACATCCTTAGGAGCTCAAATGCATTGAATATTAGATGTACAATTCCCATCTCCGATAATGAATGGCCAAAAAACGAACTTTTAGCAAaaagaataaaactaataatCACAACAGATTTCCGATTCCCAATCTCCTCTAATTAAGTTCTCATATTAAACATCCTTAGGAGTGCCAAATAAATTGAAACTTAGATCTACAATTCACATATCTTAACaaacaaacacacacacaaaaaaaaaaaaaaaaaactttaaacgAAAACATCATAATCCCACGCATGGGGTCTAGGGAGGATAAGATGTACACAGACCCTATCCCCTACCATCCGATAGAGTTTCAGTTCAAAAAGTGTAGATAATAAATCAATGATAGAAACGAAAGTAACGACAACAAAGTAGCAAGATAAACATACTTAGTAGTTTAAACTCATTGAATCTTAGATATAGAATTCCCATTTCCTaacaaataaacacaaaaaaaaaaaactaaactttaAACAACAACATTGTAATCCCACATGTAGGGTCCAGGGAGGATAAGATGTACAcataccttacccctaccttcacgggggtagagaggttgtttccaatacaCCCtcggcaaaaaaaaaaaacttttaacaaCAAAATGAACTAATATCACAACATCATAACGGCTTTTTGATTCCCGATTCCCTCAAATTAAGTTCCCAATAACAAACGTCCTTAGGAGTGGCAAATGAATTGAAACTTACATCTACAATTCCCAATCTCCtaccaaacaaaaacaaaaaaaaaaaaaaaaaaaaaaaagctatcttttaaccaaaatataaactaaaatcaCAAACATCCTTAGGAGCGCAAATTCATTGAAGCCTAGATCTACAATTTCCAACTCCGATAATTCATTACCAAAAAAAAACGAACtttcaataaaaagaaaaaaaaaacaataatgacAACAACTATCCGATTCCTTACTCCCTCTAATTAAGTTCTCGATAGCTGAACATTCAAATGCATTGAGAATAAGATCTACAATTCCCATCTCTGGTAATGAATTGCCAAAAAACTAACTTTTTACAAaaagaataaaactaataatCACAACAGCTTCTTTCCAACTCCTAATCCCCACTACTTAAAGTCTCAATATTAAACATCCTTAGGGTTCCAAGTCCATTCAAACTAAGATCTACAATTCCCATATCCTACCAAataaatacacacaaaaaaaaagacCCTCTAATTACAATAGCTTTCCGACTCCCAATCCTCTCTACTTAAGTTCTCACTATTAAACATCCTTAGGAGTCCAAATCCATCAAAAGTTAGATCTATAATTCCCATTTCCTACCAAATAAACACACAATGACACAAACAAACAGAAAAAACTAAACtttaaaaaacaacaacaacaaattttaCTCCCACAaatacgcagaccttaccctgCCTTTGCTGGGTATATAGACTGTTTCCGACAGACCTTCCGCACAAAATAAGTCTAGTAGataaatcaatgatagagagtcAAACAACGACAACAAAATAGCAATACAAATTCTCACTACTTAAATGCTCAATGTTAAACATCCTTGGGTTTCCAAACCCATTGAAACATAGATCTACAATTTCCCATTTCCTACCaattaaacacaaacaacaaaaaaacctgaactttaaacaacaacaacaaattttaCTCCCACGTGTGGCGGCCGGGAATGGTAAGATACACGCAGACCTTACCCTACTTTTGCACGGTATATAAACTGTTTCCGACAGACCTTCGGCTATAAATCAAAGATAGAAAGTCAAACAACGACAACAAAATAGCAATACAAATTCTCAAATTAAACATCCTTAGGGTTCCAAATCCATTGAATTTCAATAAAACAAGTTTGAGACAAGTACAATTCAGAAAGAACTTGACCAAGATGAGCTTCAGTGAATGTGAAGTTATATTTAGGTTTCGGTAATCTACAATTCCCATTTCCTACCAAATAAAcacacaaacaaacaaacaaaaaacttaactttaaataacaacaacaattttactCCCACATGTGGCGTCCAGGAATGGCAAGAcatacgcagaccttaccctacCTTTCCTGGGTATATAGACTGTTTCCGACAGACCTTCCGCTCAAAATAAGTGTAGATACTGAATCAATGATAGAAAGTCAAACAACGACAACAAAAAAGCAATATAAATTCTCCCTATTAAACATCCTTAGGGTTCCAAATCCATTGAAACTTAGATCTACAATTCCCATCCCCTACCAAATAAATACAcaaaccttaaaaaaaaaaaaaaaaactaaacagaTAGACATTCATCTTTCCCGATAGACATTCACCTTAAAATAAGTGtaaaaataaatcaatcataGAAATTCAAACAACGACAACATACCAATATAAAGAACAGATCCAATCGACTAAAAATACCATCAAAAACTAAGGatcaaattaaataataattaatgaaCACTGTAATATGAAGGAGCTGACCTCTGATTTGATAAAGAAAGGACGATACAAGCGAAGGAGAAGGAGATCTAGCCGCTGGCGGCGGAGGAGACGAAGAATCATCGTTAAAGGTGATAGAGGTTCTGGTTGTAAAAAAGCTAGATGAAGATCTAGCTGCCGAAGATGTAAACTTTCTACCGGCTACTCGTAGCATCTTGCTCTTCTTCCTCTTAATTCTTTTCTCTTCACCTGTGATTTAGGGTTTCCTTTTTCTCTTCTCGATGATGATGGGTGAAATGAATGAACATAAAAGAGGAATATATGACTTCTGATGATCAGATAATTAATTAACTTCTTTTTTATACTacttagtatttctttttttctaagagaaaaaaaaagagtaatttaTGAGAGGTTTGTGGTTCATTttgatttgaataaatattttgctttatgaaaaaaaaaaatttgaagtcggttttttgttaaataataataataataataataataataataataataataatgccaTTTCAAAAAGTAATATATATCTTTGGACATCATGACTTAAATTGAATTGGTCATATTTCATTGTTCTAGATCCATGTATCACTATTTTgtaaatttataaatacaaagATTAAGTTGTTGGAAGGGAGGATTCTTCTACCAATCAACTTTCACCAATATTTGTTAGCCCAGTGCCGGAGCAACAAAGGATTTAAAAGTGAATATACGAACTAATCGAAGGAATtagacatctactatatatacataaaaaataattttaatcatatatataatataatttttcatcaaaggaGGTTCGGATGAATTCCATATTCTAAGTGTATCTCCGCCCCTGCCTGCAACGAGATAGTTCGAATATGTAAATAGCAGATGTGCAAGTATTCTAATTAGGAAGTGTGAGAAGTTGTTAGTTGCATGCCTAAGAAATATTGATGTGGGGAGATTGGACAAAATATAGTGTAACTTCAACTTATCGAAGACAATAATTCTTTGATAGAAGGGTGCGAAGGTCAAAATTTAGTTGGAAGACAGTagtatttctttttcattctcaGCATGTTAgcctttcttctttttctttttgagatttaGATATCTATTACAATATGCTGCTATTATTATTTAGTCTCATTATGTTATTGTTTTTCACTAAACTCTTTTTCATCATTTGTTCAGCTAAGTGTATCAAAAACAATCTTCTACCATATTAATATAAGAACAAACATCTGCATACACTCtgctctctctctccttatttttGCTACTTTTTGGTGATTTTTCCAATATAAGCAGGGTACTCTTAATGAAACACACTGGAAGTGAATAAAATACATCTACACTCTTGTAACTTTATTTCATAGTACATCGAGTATTGTAGGTTATAGCAGCAAATATAATTAGGGGCCTAAAATTAAAACAAGTCAAATTAGCCTTGAGCCAGAAGAAACTAATCTCAGTTAAATAGGTCCGCAAAAATAATTCCTCGAGTTTTTGATAacgataaaaatagtataaatgcTATCACTTGATGATTCATGTTCTAGACCACCCGCACACCGGAAGCTTTAGTGCCCCAGACGGCCCGGCCCCTCTTTCACTCCTCTGCAGTTTCTGAAGAATGTAAAGGATACATCTTCAAAACATCTGCCCAGGTGCTCACTCCATCAGTCACTTCTCTCACGACGGATGCCACCTTCTCCACATCCACCCGGACTTGATCTTTGCTATCCCTCTCTCGTACCGTCACTGATGATGTTGAATCAACAGTGATGGCAAAAGGAACGCCAAGTTCATCTGTTCTTGCATACCTTTTCCCTATGGAAGTACCTGCAACATAAGTGAGAACAATTAGTATGGATAAAAATGCCACAATGGAATACAACCACTTCATCTCAGACGACGTGAATAGGCCCTGGGGCTAAGATCAGTCGAATTACCCTTTGAATAATACAGGGAGCATCTATGATCTAACTAATCAGTAACGATAGAGTATCAGATCATAGCAGATAAAGCTAATATGCTTCCACTCATCAGAATAATAGTGGCAGAGTAAATTGAACATATGTCTAGAGAATAGAAGAGAAAGCAAATTGTTCCAGTGGAAAGAGTTACATCAATACATATACGTAGAAACAAATTATGCACAGAACAATCTGGACAAGCTTGATCCAAAATGTTATCAAGTCAATAATGTATGGGGAAAAAATTAAGGTATGGTATCAGATTCAGAGTTTGATTACTATGTACTCAATGCAATTATAGTTCATATTTTGGTTATTCTGATTTTGGACAGTATTCATGTCTCTTACGTGGGTAAGGACAAGTACGTGAGGGCATAATGAAGGGCAGAGTATCATAGCACATAGGACAAAAACAAAAAGTAGTCTCTCTCCTCTTCTCATGAATCTGTTTTCATTATGTTCTAGACCGAAGCATAACACAAAGTAATCAATTTAAATATTCTTAGCAATGCACCTGTTATATCAATCTTATGCGAGATTCCAGCAGCAGTCAAAGACTTTGAGATTAACTTGGCAACTTCTTCATATTGTTGATTCTGAACCAGTGGAAAAACAGTGCATTTGATGGGAGCCACAAGGGGTGGGAAGCTGAAGACATTTAGCTGCTCATCCCCAGCTTTACTTGGCCTTGTGTAGAATGAATGTTCATAAAGACAGTATATTATCCGCCCAATTCCAAAAGAGGGCTCAATCACAGAAGGTGTAAACACTCTCTGgtgctctttctttttttccttggAAATAGAGACCATGTTTTTCTTAATAGTGACATTCTTACCGAGGGTACATACATGGAACTCTACCTCTCCCTTGGATTCCAGATCAGCCTTCATATCCATAGCTACCTTTTCTTCCATTGCCTGGTGTAAACAAAGGCAAGCAGAACCACTTAGCATTACTTTCTTTTCAAATATAGCTCTTCAAAACTGAAGGAAAAAGAGATTGATAAAGCCTGTTTTAGCCTTTCTTTATGCGTCATACATTTACCAACTAGCCTCCCTTTCAGCTTAAAGTTTCAAAAGTAATCAGCCAGAGGGCCCGTTTTCAAGATGTTCAAAAAAGAGGTAGACTGTTGGTAACTAAGAACAGTCTGGTTGAATGAGAAGCCAACGGTTAATCTTGCTTGCAATACTTCCTATAAAAGAAGACAATGTTTGACTGCTCTTCCTTCATTTCCCTAAACACTCTTTAAATGGATCATTGTGAGGGTTAGGGGGGCTATTATTAGGAGACTAGCAGAAACTATAGAATATAGTGCTGCAATCACCACCGGTTACCAGTTTTATTACAGCAAAGCAATGTATCCATGAAATTCTTCAATGAGGTAAACGTGGCagaatttgaattcaattgaatATAGGTTGAGGGAATGAATGCGCAAGTTACCTCCAAGGATTCAGTGACCTTTTTTTGGTTTCCCTTGAATGCAAGTCCAAGCTCCTTCTTGTTTGCTGTTATGACCAGTTTCTGATGTTACACAACAATTAAAATCAGATGGTCACCAAAATGCACACCGATTGTATTCATGAATGAAATAGCTAAATAAACAGCTACCTCTACTTCTCTTGGTTCTGAGAATTTCTCTTGAGCCACAAGAGCTACAGAACTTTTTTCCTGTCACCCAAAAATGTCCAACATGTTATCAGCACATGCAAGATAATATCCAGATCATCAAGGAGAAGAATATTAAGAAGTTAAAATATATGCCGACATTTAGAATTCATTTTGGTGAATGGAATTCTAATGGATTTCTGAAAAGTTCTAAGTCATCGATGTCATCACTAATGCTTTTTTTCGAAATAATAATACATATGGTACACATCAGTTTTTTCAGGAAAGGGTGATGCAAATTTAAAGAGACAATACTGAATGAAAAAGTTGGTAGATGGACATATACACAgacaaaaaagaataaaacatTGAGAGAGATGAGAATCTACAGAAAATGGGTTAGAAGGGCTCTAACTCCACAAGTTCTTCAAACTCGTCTACACCACCCTATCAAAGGCAAGAACTGATTTCTCAAAAGCATTTCTATGTTTAACTTATGAAGACACTCAAGTCAAGCTTTCAAGGCAACTGTTGCGTTCAAAAATGACCATTTGGGACAATGCAAAAGTATAAGTGTATAACCAATAATTCCTTGCCCGCATATCCTCAACCAAAAGCTGGATTACGTCATTATATGTTCATCTAGTTAAgtttaagaagaaaaaagtgcTGCTTTTATTTGAGGCACCTTTTTTGGAAACTCGGAAAAACTTTTCCTAGAACACTTTTTTAGAAGTTTTTCTAAAGCCCTTGCAAAATGataatactgagttttgaagaaGTGGTTTGAGGGTGTTTCCCAAACCAAAGATCTTCCACTCACAAAATATTCACAGATAAACCACAACTATACAATAACTTCTAAAAGTAAGATAAAACAAAGGTAAACTTTTACCGAATGGGCATGCAAATCATATGCAGATCTATCAGCAATACCAACACATTCAATCCAACCATAAGAACTCTCAATTTCAGCATCCCAACAATCTGCAGCATAGTGAGCCATCTCATTTGCAAGATGTTGGCGGAAACGCAGACGGTCTTTGTCTATTCCAAGCCGTGTTAGGAAAAGATAAACTCTCCCAATAAAATATCCAAGCGTTTCATTATTGACAGTTCCCTGGCCAAAATTGATTCAGATAATGATGTTATGGCTTGCATATACAAGGGCAAGAAAGAGGAACAAGTACAAAGACACACAACGGAAACTCACTCGAGAAACAGCTTCGCCAAGCTGTAGTCTCTTTGCAGATTGTCCAGACACTTGGTCATCTCTAGGAAACATTAGAAACTCCAATTTTGCAACATCTGTAAATTTTGGATGAGATTTGTCCTGGGGATCAACAAAATGTTCAATTTCTGCCAGAGTGAACTCACGAACTCTGAGAAGACCTTGTCGGGGAGATATCTGCAGAAACAAATTCTACAACAATTAATTACTGCTTACTTTATTTTGCAACATGATGTGCATATCTGGTGCGGAAAGAGACTTATACTTTATTTTGCAACATGATGTGCATATCTGGTGCGGAAAGAGTCTTAACTAGTTTAATTTGGTTATAAAGATTACTAACACACATAGCATAACCATATCCAGAACAATAGACGAAGTGCAGAAAGACATTGTAATTCACAATTGAAAAGAAGAGCTTATGACCTCATTTCTAAAAGCCTGACCAATTTGGGCAGCAGCAAAAGGAAGCTTATTTCCATTATAATAGTATAGATCTTTGAAATTTACAAATATGCCTTGTGCTGTTTCAGGACGCATATACCTGCAACGAAAGAAAAAGGTAGCACGTAAGTGAGACAAGCTTCAAAAGAACAATAAGCATATAATAACCAGCATATGGAGTTCACAGAGACCTCTGGCAGTATGACAGACTCGAACTTTGTTAAGTAGGAAAAGAAAATAGGGGAAGTTTAATCAGGCGAAAAAGGAGACCTAGTatgaaaaatactgaatcatgaaCTCCGTTGTACCAGAAATTCCGTTAAACCAATAGATTTTTTTCTAATAAGTTCATTAAACTAATAGATTCAGAAACATGATTCTTACCCTGGGCTCACGCCAGATGGACCAATGGATGTCTGAAACATCAGGTTGAATGGATAAGGATCAGAAAGTGGATTCTTTGTATCTGGTGCAGTTATACCATATTCCTTTATCTTGGCACCAAGCTGCTCAGCAGAGAGATCATCTAAGACTGCAAGAATGTGCTTCAATTCTGCAGCCTTTTCTGCAGACAGGCTGAAGTCCTTCTCAAGTTTTTCTTTACAATAATCCTTGAGCAGATGATCAGCACGATAACATGTTCCTGTCTTCTCGTCCTTAACCATAAGATCAGTGAACTTATCAACATGACCTGATGCTTTTAGGACAACCTCAGGGGTCACGCAGGGACAGTCAACTTCCAACATGTTCTCCTCCAAAACAAAATGCTGGAATATGACAGGAA is from Capsicum annuum cultivar UCD-10X-F1 chromosome 5, UCD10Xv1.1, whole genome shotgun sequence and encodes:
- the LOC107870342 gene encoding glycine--tRNA ligase, mitochondrial 1 gives rise to the protein MRILHTLTIYAFSLRRRRVNPTHFSLKPYIGAPHSSGSMSTAYADENSLRRTLAQKQSTIEIQGGAVRQLKSSGASKSEIDAAVQALNALKLEKADIESKLQAAIGGGAGGISAASRDAFRQNVVNTLERRLFYIPSFKIYRGVAGLYDYGPPGCSVKSNVLAFWRQHFVLEENMLEVDCPCVTPEVVLKASGHVDKFTDLMVKDEKTGTCYRADHLLKDYCKEKLEKDFSLSAEKAAELKHILAVLDDLSAEQLGAKIKEYGITAPDTKNPLSDPYPFNLMFQTSIGPSGVSPGYMRPETAQGIFVNFKDLYYYNGNKLPFAAAQIGQAFRNEISPRQGLLRVREFTLAEIEHFVDPQDKSHPKFTDVAKLEFLMFPRDDQVSGQSAKRLQLGEAVSRGTVNNETLGYFIGRVYLFLTRLGIDKDRLRFRQHLANEMAHYAADCWDAEIESSYGWIECVGIADRSAYDLHAHSEKSSVALVAQEKFSEPREVEKLVITANKKELGLAFKGNQKKVTESLEAMEEKVAMDMKADLESKGEVEFHVCTLGKNVTIKKNMVSISKEKKKEHQRVFTPSVIEPSFGIGRIIYCLYEHSFYTRPSKAGDEQLNVFSFPPLVAPIKCTVFPLVQNQQYEEVAKLISKSLTAAGISHKIDITGTSIGKRYARTDELGVPFAITVDSTSSVTVRERDSKDQVRVDVEKVASVVREVTDGVSTWADVLKMYPLHSSETAEE